A genomic segment from Nicotiana sylvestris chromosome 1, ASM39365v2, whole genome shotgun sequence encodes:
- the LOC104238318 gene encoding protein SUPPRESSOR OF QUENCHING 1, chloroplastic: MALRLTPSPVSTCTRGKPRLTTLFTSRSKYSFQFRPKPFRILELESRKMSLKVNACQKLDEKIVSEKGSQWGKVSAVLFDMDGVLCNSEEPSRRAAVDVFAEMGVQVTVDDFVPFMGMGEAYFLGGVASAKSVEGFDPNAAKKRFFEIYLSKYAKPNSGIGFPGAYELVSQCKSSGLKVAVASSADRIKVDANLAAAGLPITMFDAIVSADAFENLKPAPDIFLAASRILDVPTSECIVIEDALAGVQAAKAAKMRCIAVTTTLSEDTLKAAEPTLIRKEISNISIEDILNGGGSGSHNVMVQESQSIIDLAVSSPESNRTESIADNYPTSGAVSSVGGVQVTRRDVVRYGSLGIAASCLLFTITNWKAMQYASPKAIWNLLFGTGSPPFEQKEDASRSQRIQQFVDYISDVDARKSTAIVPEFPSKLDWLNTAPLQLRRDLKGKVVLLDFWTYCCINCMHVLPDLEFLERKYKDMPFVVVGVHSAKFDNEKDLEAIRSAVLRYGITHPVVNDGEMNLWRELGVNSWPTFALVGPNGKLLAQLAGEGHRKDLDYLVEAALLFYGRKKLLDSTPIPLRLEKDNDPRLLTSPLKFPGKLAVDILNNRLFISDSNHNRIVVTDLEGNFLVQVGSTGAEGLRDGNFDDATFNRPQGLAYNAKKNLLYVADTENHALRVIDFVNETVRTLAGNGTKGSDYEGGGTGTAQLLNSPWDVCFEPENGIIYIAMAGQHQIWVHETSDGVTRAFSGNGFERNQNGSSSTNTSFAQPSGISLSRDLKEAYIADSESSSIRAVDLRTGGSRLLAGGDPIMAENLFRFGDHDGIGSEVLLQHPLGVLCGKSGQIYIADSYNHKIKKLDPVSRRVTTLAGVGQAGFKDGAAVAAQFSEPSGIVEAENGRLYIADTNNSVIRYLDLNKSEVEVLTLELKGVQPPLKSRSLKRLRRRSGADSQTIVVNGGSSNEGTLNLRISVPEGYHFSKEAQSKFSIDFDPDAAAVVDSLEGNLSQEGSAVVHFRRSSASTSTGRVYCKVYYCKEDEVCLYQSLTFEVPFQEVNPDSAPAMITLPFDVKPKTSPSSLPIPEK, encoded by the exons ATGGCGTTAAGGCTTACACCATCTCCAGTGTCCACGTGCACTCGTGGAAAACCCAGACTCACTACACTTTTCACCTCAAGATCCAAATATTCCTTTCAATTTCGTCCAAAACCCTTCAGAATCTTGGAGTTGGAATCTAGAAAGATGAGTTTAAAGGTGAATGCTTGCCAGAAATTGGATGAGAAGATCGTATCAGAAAAGGGTAGCCAATGGGGAAAAGTGTCGGCGGTGTTGTTTGATATGGATGGAGTGCTTTGCAATAGTGAAGAACCTTCAAGAAGAGCGGCTGTGGATGTTTTTGCTGAAATGGGTGTTCAAGTTACTGTTGATGACTTTGTGCCGTTCATGGGCATGG GTGAAGCATACTTCTTAGGTGGTGTTGCTTCTGCTAAGAGTGTTGAAGGATTTGATCCCAACGCTGCAAAGAAGAGATTTTTTGAGATATATTTATCAAAG TACGCAAAACCGAATTCTGGCATAGGTTTCCCTGGTGCTTATGAACTTGTCTCTCAG TGTAAAAGCAGTGGTCTCAAAGTTGCTGTTGCATCTAGTGCTGATAGGATTAAAGTTGATGCAAACTTGGCTGCGGCAGGTTTACCAATAACGAT GTTTGATGCAATTGTATCTGCTGAtgcttttgaaaatttgaagccTGCTCCTGATATTTTCTTGGCTGCATCACGGATTCTTGATGTTCCCACTAGTGAG TGTATTGTGATTGAAGATGCATTAGCCGGAGTACAAGCTGCCAAAGCTGCGAAAATGAG ATGTATCGCTGTGACGACAACTCTGTCAGAAGATACTCTAAAAGCAGCGGAGCCAACACTCATCAGAAAGGAGATAAGCAATATATCAATTGAAGATATCCTCAATGGTGGTGGCTCTGGTAGCCATA ATGTGATGGTGCAGGAATCCCAATCCATTATTGATCTAGCTGTTTCTTCCCCTGAATCCAATAGGACAGAGAGTATTGCAGATAATTATCCAACCAGTGGTGCTGTATCTTCAGTTGGAGG GGTGCAGGTTACGAGACGCGATGTTGTAAGATATGGAAGTTTAGGAATTGCTGCATCCTGTCTGCTCTTCACCATTACAAACTGGAAG GCAATGCAGTATGCATCTCCAAAAGCTATCTGGAACTTGTTATTTGGCACAGGCAGTCCTCCTTTTGAACAGAAAGAAG ATGCATCCCGTTCGCAGAGGATTCAACAATTTGTAGACTATATTTCTGATGTGGACGCCAG GAAATCTACGGCTATTGTGCCTGAGTTCCCATCTAAACTTGATTGGCTGAATACAGCCCCCCTTCAGCTACGCAGG GATTTGAAAGGAAAAGTGGTTCTTTTGGACTTCTGGACTTACTGCTGCATTAACTGTATGCATGTACTGCCAGATCTGGAGTTTCTAGAAAGAAAATATAAAGATATGCCT TTTGTTGTTGTGGGGGTGCATTCGGCAAAGTTTGATAACGAGAAGGACCTTGAAGCCATCCGCAGTGCTGTATTGCGCTATGGAATTACTCATCCA GTTGTTAATGATGGAGAAATGAATTTATGGCGGGAATTAGGTGTAAATTCATGGCCAACGTTTGCTCTTGTCGGGCCAAATGGCAAACTCTTGGCACAATTAGCTGGTGAAGGTCATAGAAAG GATCTTGATTATTTAGTCGAGGCTGCTCTTCTGTTCTATGGTAGGAAGAAGCTCTTGGATAGCACACCCATTCCCTTGCGCTTGGAGAAAGATAATGATCCCCGCTTATTAACATCTCCTTTAAAGTTCCCTGGTAAGCTGGCAGTTGATATCCTCAACAACCGGCTATTTATTTCAGACAGCAATCATAACCGAATAGTAG TAACTGATCTAGAAGGAAATTTTCTAGTCCAAGTTGGAAGCACAGGAGCAGAGGGTCTTCGTGATGGTAACTTTGATGATGCCACATTCAATCGGCCGCAG GGTCTGGCTTACAATGCGAAGAAAAACCTCTTATATGTGGCAGATACTGAAAACCATGCTTTAAG GGTCATTGACTTTGTGAATGAGACAGTACGAACCCTTGCTGGAAATGGAACAAAAGGTTCTGATTATGAAGGAGGAGGAACTGGAACTGCACAG CTTCTCAACTCTCCCTGGGATGTCTGTTTTGAACCTGAGAACGGAATTATTTACATTGCAATGGCCGGTCAGCATCAGATCTGGGTGCACGAGACATCAGATGGAGTTACAAGAGCTTTCAGTGGGAATGGTTTTGAGAGAAATCAGAATGGTTCAAG CTCAACAAACACATCATTTGCACAACCTTCTGGGATTTCATTATCACGTG atcTAAAGGAGGCATATATTGCTGATAGTGAGAGTAGCTCCATTCGGGCAGTTGATCTAAGAACTGGAGGTTCAAGATTACTGGCTGGTGGTGATCCAATAATGGCGGAAAACTTGTTTAGG TTCGGAGACCATGACGGAATAGGCTCTGAAGTTCTTCTTCAACATCCATTAGGTGTTTTATGTGGAAAGTCTGGCCAAATTTATATTGCAGATTCTTATAATCACAAG ATTAAGAAATTAGATCCAGTTAGTAGAAGGGTGACTACATTAGCTGGTGTTGGTCAAGCTGGTTTCAAAGATGGAGCGGCAGTGGCAGCTCAG TTCTCAGAGCCATCTGGAATCGTTGAAGCAGAAAATG GAAGATTATACATAGCAGATACGAATAACAGTGTGATAAGATACTTAGACCTGAACAAGTCAGAAGTTGAAGTTCTTACTCTGGAGTTAAAAGGAGTGCAGCCACCACTTAAATCCAGATCTTTGAAGCGCCTTAGACGGCGTTCTGGAGCTGACTCACAGACTATTGTTGTTAATGGTGGTTCATCCAACGAGGGTACATTAAACTTAAGAATCTCGGTACCTGAAGGGTACCATTTCTCAAAg GAAGCACAAAGTAAATTTAGCATAGATTTTGATCCAGATGCTGCTGCTGTTGTTGATTCCTTGGAGGGAAATCTCAGCCAAGAAGGTTCAGCAGTAGTGCACTTCAGAAGATCTTCTGCTTCAACATCCACCGGCAGAGTTTATTGCAAG GTATACTATTGCAAAGAAGATGAGGTTTGCTTGTACCAGTCTTTGACCTTTGAAGTACCATTTCAAGAGGTAAATCCTGATTCTGCCCCTGCCATGATCACACTTCCCTTTGATGTGAAGCCAAAAACATCCCCAAGTAGCTTACCGATACCGGAGAAGTGA